The following proteins come from a genomic window of Malus domestica chromosome 02, GDT2T_hap1:
- the LOC103409310 gene encoding transcription factor GAMYB-like codes for MSRTTNESEDGVLSKDQIDSPLMDESNGGSGNGGMVLKKGPWTSAEDAILVEYVKKHGEGNWNAVQKHSGLFRCGKSCRLRWANHLRPNLKKGAFTPEEERLIVELHAKMGNKWARMAAHLPGRTDNEIKNYWNTRIKRRQRAGLPLYPPEVCLQAFQESQQGQSSGGINDVDRVQHDSMQANSFEIPDVVFDSLKGNGCVLPYVPDLPDISPGGMLMKGLGSAPYCGFMPPTMHRQKRLRESTALFSTSGGSFKKGFPQFDQFQNDTCDKVARTFGLPFPHDPDPTTRSPLSFGVIQGSHSLSNGNSSASKPTSGAVKLELPSLQYPETDLGSWSTSPPPPLLEAIDAFIQSPPQVGTFEPDCTSPRNSGLLDALLHEAKALSSAKNHPCEKSSNSSSVTPGDVAKGSNLNICEAEWEENRDPISPLGHSATSLFSECTPISASGSSLDEPPPAETFTGCNVKSEPVDQAWAPDKEKEIVPLMDYTRPDAILASEWFGNGMHESIASLLGDDLAAECKHLASGNPTSNQGLGFSSCPWNTMPPVCQMSAQHP; via the exons ATGAGTCGGACAACAAATGAGAGTGAAGATGGAGTGCTGTCCAAGGATCAGATTGATTCTCCGTTGATGGATGAGAGTAATGGAGGAAGTGGAAATGGTGGAATGGTTCTAAAGAAAGGGCCATGGACCTCGGCTGAAGATGCAATTTTGGTGGAGTATGTTAAGAAGCATGGGGAGGGAAACTGGAATGCCGTTCAGAAGCACTCAGGCCTGTTCCGTTGTGGCAAAAGCTGCCGGTTGCGATGGGCAAATCACCTAAGGCCAAACCTGAAGAAAGGGGCATTTACTCCTGAAGAAGAACGTCTCATTGTTGAACTCCATGCCAAGATGGGGAACAAATGGGCACGCATGGCTGCACAC TTGCCTGGACGTACGGATAATGAGATAAAGAACTACTGGAATACTAGAATTAAGCGGCGCCAGAGGGCTGGCTTACCACTTTATCCGCCCGAGGTGTGTTTGCAAGCATTTCAGGAGAGTCAACAAGGCCAGTCAAGCGGTGGAATTAATGATGTGGACAGAGTGCAGCATGATTCTATGCAAGCTAACAGTTTTGAGATACCTGATGTTGTATTTGACAGTTTAAAAGGAAACGGTTGTGTCTTACCTTATGTTCCTGACCTCCCTGATATCTCTCCTGGTGGCATGCTGATGAAAGGCCTTGGTTCTGCTCCATATTGTGGTTTTATGCCACCAACAATGCATCGCCAAAAGCGTCTTCGAGAATCAACAGCTTTATTCTCTACTTCTGGTGGTAGTTTCAAAAAAGGTTTCCCCCAGTTTGATCAATTTCAAAATGATACTTGTGATAAAGTTGCTCGAACGTTTGGGTTGCCTTTTCCTCATGATCCTGATCCTACCACCAGGAGTCCGCTGTCTTTTGGTGTAATTCAGGGTAGCCATTCCCTTTCAAATGGCAATTCTTCTGCTTCTAAGCCCACATCCGGGGCCGTGAAGCTGGAGCTCCCTTCACTCCAATATCCAGAAACTGATTTAGGTAGCTGGAGCACTTCTCCTCCGCCGCCCTTACTCGAAGCAATTGATGCTTTTATCCAATCACCCCCACAGGTTGGTACATTTGAGCCAGATTGCACTTCACCACGTAACAGTGGCCTGCTAGATGCTTTACTCCACGAGGCAAAAGCTCTTAGTAGTGCGAAGAATCATCCATGTGAGAAGAGTTCAAATTCATCTAGTGTTACTCCTGGCGATGTGGCTAAAGGTTCCAATTTGAACATTTGTGAGGCAGAATGGGAAGAAAATCGAGATCCGATTTCTCCACTGGGTCATTCTGCTACTTCGCTGTTTAGTGAGTGTACACCTATTAGTGCCAGTGGAAGTTCATTAGATGAACCGCCACCTGCTGAGACCTTTACTG GTTGCAATGTGAAATCAGAACCTGTAGACCAAGCTTGGGCTCcagataaagaaaaagaaattgtaCCTCTTATGGATTATACTCGTCCTGATGCTATACTTGCTTCAGAATGGTTTGGTAACGGCATGCATGAAAGTATTGCATCGCTGCTGGGTGATGATTTGGCAGCGGAATGCAAGCACCTGGCTTCTGGCAACCCTACATCAAATCAAGGATTGGGTTTTAGTTCATGTCCATGGAACACCATGCCTCCCGTCTGTCAAATGTCTGCTCAGCATCCTTAA